CCACCTTCAAAGGAGAAACTTTGCGGGTGATGGGTGACTCTTTCCATATGAAATAGGGGAAGTGAATTTCAAGGTGTGCCCTTTTTGCCTCCATGGTGACAATGAGATCATCCAGGACCTTTTCAAAAGTATGGGGTGTGATCGCTTCAAGCCTGTTCAACACCTCTATGAATCTGCTCATATGGATGCCCCTCTTTTCCCTGTGAAGATCCACCGAACAACTTATTTGTGCAACGGTTGGCTGATATCCATCTCCTTTCAGCAGTATCTTCAAAGGCCAGCTGAGATCTTTTATCCCCACTTTTTTCAGTGGCACCATCCTTGGATCTTTCTCATTCTGGACGTCTTTCAAACTTCCTCACCTCTGTACACGACGCCGTTTGCTTCCGTCTCCCATAGCTCGATCTCCACGAGGTGAACACCGCGTTCGTTGAGAGGTTCCGAAAGTTGCTCCCAGATCCAGATAGCAACTCTTTCGGTGGTTGGTTGCTCGAACAACTCGTTCAGATAACTGTGATCCAGTTTCTCTATCACTCTGTCTTCCACTATCTTCTTCAATTCCGCAAAGTCTATGACCATGTCTTCCTCGCTCAGGCGTCCTTCAACTTTCACAACGAGTTTGTAAGTGTGTCCGTGTAATCTTTCACACTTCCCATGGTACTTTATCAGATTGTGTGCAGCTTCGAAGGTGAACTTCTTTACCAGAACCATGCCCTCACCTCTGCTAGAGCACGTAGTCTCCAAACCTTTCAATGGTCCTGTCCAGGAAAGATCTCATCTCTTTTCTCAGTTCTTTTCCCACTTCTATCTCTTCAAAATCCAAGTCTTTCACAACTGACTCGAGTATTTCAAAAGCTTCCCTGTCCAGTTTTTTCTCCCTCACTTCGTTGCTCACTATGTTCAGGGCTCTTTCCACCCCCATGGCGGGACGGTAGGGTCGTTCTTCCATGAGGGCACTGAACACGTCTGCAACCTGTAGAATCTTGTCTTCGAGGCTCATCTCTTCTCCTTTCAATTTGAAGGGATACCCGGAACCGTCGACTTTTTCGTGATGTCTTACGGCAGGTAGAAACCATTCTTCTCTGTTCATCGGAAGAAGTATGAGATAGGAGAAGTACACGTGTTTTCTTATCATATGAAATTCTTCTTCATTCAATTTCGCTGGCTTTTCCAGTATCCTGTAGTTTACACTGATTTTCCCTATGTCGTGGTAGAGACCTGCTCTGAAGAGACTTTCGGCGTCTTTCCCAGCTGCTTTTCCCATCTCCTTTGCAATGCTTGCTACTCTCCAGGTATGCTCGCTTGTGAACTCGCTCTTGGCGTCTACTATGAAGGAGACTATCTTTCCAAATTGGGTGATATCTTTCACGGTACACTCTGGACACTCATTTATGTACTCCCGAAAGCAATCAGCTGCGAATTCGTTGAGGATGTATTCAAGCTGCCACTGGGCAAACTCTGTCAGAAGGACTTCTCTGCAGGCTTCGAAAACTTCCGGAAAGAAAAAGCTTTTCATTTCCTCAAGAGGAACCAAAATCTCCCTCGGTACAGTGTCATGGTTGATCATCACGTATCTGGAGACCTGGTCCGATATGAAAACCACGTTTGCAAGTATATCTTCCCTTTTAGATGGATCCAAGTGAAACGCGGGGAAGTGATGCTTCAAAATGATCGGGGACAAAGTTTTGAGTCTCTCCACGTAGTCCGTTACGAAACTCCCCAGTATAGAATGAAGGTGCAGAGGTTTCCCAGGGGTGTCCTTCACAATTATGAAGGCGTTGTCTATGTCATCCAGAATGGTCTTTTCACCATCGTACGGGAGAATCAAACCCAGATCGTGGAGTAAACCGGAGAGAAAGGCGATCGAGCTGTCCA
The sequence above is a segment of the Thermotoga sp. genome. Coding sequences within it:
- the queD gene encoding 6-carboxytetrahydropterin synthase QueD; amino-acid sequence: MVLVKKFTFEAAHNLIKYHGKCERLHGHTYKLVVKVEGRLSEEDMVIDFAELKKIVEDRVIEKLDHSYLNELFEQPTTERVAIWIWEQLSEPLNERGVHLVEIELWETEANGVVYRGEEV
- a CDS encoding HD domain-containing protein, which codes for MTRVLFNLLQTIPPLGKHAFQVAFLASQIAEKLNMDSSIAFLSGLLHDLGLILPYDGEKTILDDIDNAFIIVKDTPGKPLHLHSILGSFVTDYVERLKTLSPIILKHHFPAFHLDPSKREDILANVVFISDQVSRYVMINHDTVPREILVPLEEMKSFFFPEVFEACREVLLTEFAQWQLEYILNEFAADCFREYINECPECTVKDITQFGKIVSFIVDAKSEFTSEHTWRVASIAKEMGKAAGKDAESLFRAGLYHDIGKISVNYRILEKPAKLNEEEFHMIRKHVYFSYLILLPMNREEWFLPAVRHHEKVDGSGYPFKLKGEEMSLEDKILQVADVFSALMEERPYRPAMGVERALNIVSNEVREKKLDREAFEILESVVKDLDFEEIEVGKELRKEMRSFLDRTIERFGDYVL